One window of Pseudacidobacterium ailaaui genomic DNA carries:
- the lipA gene encoding lipoyl synthase, with amino-acid sequence MATAVELVQIDLAPRKPAPKPEWLKARAPMGDNYHDLKKLARSLHLHTVCESAHCPNIGECWNHRTATFMMLGNTCTRRCGFCAVPKGRPDAIDFDEPRRVAEAVATLGLKFAVITSVNRDDDILGGARAFAMVIEEIRKQAPGCQVEVLVPDFQGNEEAIRTVVAARPEILNHNTETVPRLYRAVRSGARYERTLRLLEYAKEQDPTITTKSGVMVGLGEEMEELLQVYRDLAAVGTDVLTIGQYLRPSRDHLPMARYYTPDEFAFMKQEALKMGFRHVESGPLVRSSYHAHEQANASGVTVLQ; translated from the coding sequence ATGGCCACAGCCGTCGAACTGGTACAGATTGATCTTGCTCCCCGCAAGCCCGCCCCCAAGCCTGAATGGCTGAAGGCCCGCGCCCCGATGGGCGACAACTATCACGATCTTAAGAAGCTGGCGCGCAGCCTCCATCTGCATACGGTCTGCGAGTCGGCCCATTGCCCGAATATCGGCGAATGCTGGAACCATCGCACGGCCACCTTCATGATGCTGGGCAACACTTGTACGCGGCGATGCGGCTTCTGCGCCGTACCCAAGGGCCGTCCCGACGCCATTGACTTTGATGAGCCGCGCCGTGTGGCCGAAGCGGTCGCGACTTTGGGACTGAAGTTTGCTGTGATCACCAGCGTGAATCGCGACGACGATATCCTCGGCGGCGCGCGCGCCTTCGCCATGGTGATCGAGGAGATCCGCAAACAGGCACCCGGATGCCAGGTGGAAGTGCTGGTTCCCGACTTTCAGGGAAATGAAGAGGCCATCCGTACGGTCGTTGCAGCACGTCCGGAGATCCTTAACCATAACACCGAAACCGTACCGCGGCTCTATCGCGCAGTCCGCTCGGGCGCACGATATGAGCGTACGCTTCGCCTGCTCGAATACGCCAAGGAGCAGGACCCGACGATTACCACCAAATCCGGCGTGATGGTTGGCCTGGGTGAGGAGATGGAGGAGCTCTTGCAGGTCTACCGCGACCTGGCGGCAGTGGGGACCGATGTGCTTACCATCGGGCAATACCTGCGGCCCTCCAGGGACCACCTGCCCATGGCCCGCTACTATACTCCGGATGAGTTCGCTTTCATGAAGCAGGAGGCGCTCAAGATGGGCTTCCGCCATGTGGAGTCCGGCCCGCTGGTGCGCTCATCCTACCATGCGCACGAGCAGGCCAATGCTTCCGGCGTAACCGTCCTTCAGTAG
- a CDS encoding gluconeogenesis factor YvcK family protein — translation MHSALSASAPEAAPSPAQAGLRVVALGGGTGLSTLLRGLKKYAPPAGAPAEDHSGPIRDLAAVVTVTDDGGSSGRLRKDFNMLPPGDLRNCMVALSEDEHLLSRLFSHRFQSGGDLEGHSFGNLFVIALTEMTGDFAEAVRLSAEILATRGHIYPATTANVTLAAEMDDGEIVRGETRITACRKQIVELTMEPPDAAPLPETLHAIAHADLITVGPGSLYTSVITNLLVRGIPEALAQARGLRVYICNLMTQANESLHLTASQHIERIYEHTGMPVFDYALIHTGEVSEVLRQRYAAEGAEPIRPDIERIEAMGIRCITGDFAAEGDVLRHDSERVAKQVLDLALKARAGR, via the coding sequence ATGCATTCTGCCCTTTCCGCATCTGCGCCTGAAGCGGCCCCTTCGCCGGCACAGGCAGGGCTGCGGGTGGTGGCCCTCGGCGGGGGCACCGGTCTTTCTACGCTGCTGCGAGGGCTGAAAAAATATGCCCCGCCGGCAGGTGCACCCGCGGAAGATCATTCCGGGCCAATTCGCGACCTGGCGGCGGTGGTTACGGTCACCGACGATGGAGGGTCCAGCGGACGCCTGCGCAAGGACTTCAACATGCTTCCTCCGGGCGACCTGCGCAACTGCATGGTGGCGCTCTCTGAGGACGAGCACCTGCTTTCCCGCCTATTCAGTCACCGGTTTCAGTCTGGAGGCGATCTCGAAGGCCACAGCTTCGGTAATCTTTTCGTGATTGCGCTCACCGAGATGACCGGGGACTTTGCAGAAGCGGTCCGGCTTTCGGCGGAGATCCTGGCCACGCGCGGGCATATTTATCCGGCGACCACGGCCAACGTCACTTTGGCCGCAGAGATGGACGATGGCGAGATCGTGCGCGGAGAAACCAGAATCACGGCGTGTCGGAAGCAGATTGTTGAGCTGACCATGGAGCCGCCGGATGCGGCGCCCCTGCCGGAGACGCTGCATGCGATTGCTCATGCCGACCTGATTACGGTCGGGCCTGGCTCTCTCTATACCAGTGTCATCACAAACCTGCTGGTGCGGGGAATCCCGGAGGCCCTGGCCCAGGCGCGGGGCCTGCGTGTCTACATCTGCAACCTGATGACCCAGGCCAATGAAAGCCTGCATCTCACAGCATCGCAGCACATCGAGCGCATCTATGAACACACTGGGATGCCGGTTTTTGATTACGCACTCATCCATACGGGTGAGGTCTCAGAAGTGCTGCGGCAGCGCTACGCTGCAGAAGGGGCCGAGCCAATCCGCCCCGACATTGAGCGGATTGAAGCCATGGGGATCCGCTGCATCACCGGCGATTTTGCTGCTGAAGGCGATGTTCTGCGTCATGATTCCGAGCGCGTGGCCAAGCAGGTCCTGGATCTGGCGCTCAAAGCCAGGGCCGGGCGCTGA
- a CDS encoding FG-GAP-like repeat-containing protein has translation MRYALFLSLAIGAAAAAVPQQAGFYQSPGTAKMEARLRRIYAQSDWKSDPNKPSERTRYYRALLQKDLTPEQQFTVRLELGKELLRAGDSAASVDELEQLGSFVRQRGLRLPPEAERDWHRSLAIAYLRLGEQENCNDMHMQKSCIFPIKGTGVHMRTRGAEGAVREYTWLLQHDAKDDISRWLLNIAYMQLGQYPAKVPKQWLVPESRFASEDDIGEFPDVAPQANLGVTEHAGGILVDDFDGDGLLDVVLSSSGPLDQIRFFHNNGDGTFSDRTRQAGLIGELGGLNIVETDYNNDGHPDVLVLRGGWWDKFGEYPVSLLKNNGNGTFDDVTEEAGLLYNGPTQTAAWADYDNDGWLDLFIGRESRPSLLFHNNHDGTFTEMGAQCGLANLGYVKGVAWGDYNNDGRPDLYVSVKGGDNHLFRNETAPGGNCRFTDVTAQAQLSDHGDHFAAWFFDYNNDGWPDIVDLGYYAFTLNDVGAFEVGNPFRAGTPRLYLNHHDGTFREVAKEAHLDRAILPMGANFGDLDNDGWLDIYLGTGEPEYEALLPNRMFRNHNGKDFQDVTTSGGFGHLQKGHGIAFADIENNGNEDVIEEMGGAFPGDTYQPVLYRNPGHGNHWITLKLEGVQTNRAAFGARIALTFRDQGTVRHVYRTVGYGSSFGGNPLRQHIGVGKAASIEKLEIFWPVSKTTQVFSHVAVDQAFHIKEGRATMDLVYYPRFSFPVLPEKKGPSE, from the coding sequence ATGCGTTACGCGCTGTTCCTTTCCCTTGCCATCGGAGCGGCTGCGGCCGCGGTGCCACAGCAGGCGGGGTTCTATCAGTCGCCGGGAACAGCGAAGATGGAGGCGCGGCTCCGCCGGATCTATGCGCAGAGCGACTGGAAGAGCGATCCGAACAAGCCTTCCGAGCGCACGCGATACTATCGCGCACTGTTACAGAAAGACCTGACCCCGGAACAACAGTTCACCGTTCGTCTGGAACTGGGCAAAGAGCTTTTGCGCGCCGGAGACAGCGCCGCGTCGGTCGACGAACTCGAACAGCTTGGCAGCTTCGTCCGCCAGCGCGGCCTGCGTCTGCCTCCCGAAGCCGAGCGCGACTGGCACAGAAGTCTTGCCATCGCCTATCTGCGTCTGGGCGAGCAAGAAAACTGTAATGACATGCACATGCAGAAGTCCTGCATTTTCCCCATCAAAGGCACAGGCGTGCATATGCGGACGCGCGGGGCCGAAGGCGCGGTGCGCGAATACACCTGGCTTCTGCAGCATGATGCGAAGGACGACATTTCTCGATGGCTGTTGAACATTGCTTACATGCAGTTGGGACAGTATCCGGCGAAGGTACCCAAGCAGTGGCTCGTTCCGGAAAGCCGCTTTGCCTCTGAAGATGACATTGGTGAATTTCCAGATGTGGCCCCGCAGGCGAACCTGGGAGTAACAGAACATGCCGGGGGCATCCTTGTGGACGATTTTGATGGCGACGGCCTGCTGGATGTGGTGCTTTCCTCGTCCGGTCCGCTGGACCAGATACGCTTCTTCCACAATAACGGCGATGGGACTTTCAGCGATCGCACCCGCCAGGCAGGCCTCATCGGCGAACTCGGCGGCCTCAACATCGTGGAGACCGACTACAACAATGACGGCCATCCTGATGTGTTGGTCTTGCGCGGGGGATGGTGGGACAAGTTCGGCGAATATCCTGTGTCGCTTTTGAAAAACAACGGCAACGGAACATTCGATGATGTCACAGAGGAAGCAGGGCTGCTCTACAACGGACCTACGCAGACGGCGGCCTGGGCGGATTATGACAATGACGGCTGGCTCGACCTCTTCATCGGCCGCGAATCGCGACCGTCGCTGCTTTTCCACAACAACCACGACGGTACATTCACGGAAATGGGCGCGCAGTGCGGGCTGGCCAACCTCGGATATGTAAAGGGCGTGGCCTGGGGAGACTACAACAACGACGGGCGCCCGGACCTTTATGTCTCCGTCAAGGGCGGCGACAACCATCTCTTTCGCAACGAGACCGCTCCCGGAGGCAATTGCAGATTTACGGATGTGACGGCGCAGGCGCAGCTGTCAGACCATGGCGACCATTTTGCTGCGTGGTTTTTCGACTACAACAACGACGGATGGCCCGATATCGTTGACCTTGGCTATTACGCTTTCACTCTGAACGACGTAGGGGCCTTTGAAGTTGGAAACCCTTTTCGCGCTGGCACGCCGCGTCTTTATCTCAACCATCACGATGGAACATTCAGAGAAGTCGCAAAGGAAGCACATCTTGACCGCGCCATCCTTCCCATGGGCGCAAACTTTGGCGATCTCGACAACGATGGCTGGCTCGACATTTATCTCGGTACCGGAGAGCCGGAATATGAAGCACTGCTTCCCAATCGCATGTTTCGCAACCACAACGGCAAGGACTTTCAGGATGTGACAACATCAGGCGGATTTGGCCACCTGCAGAAAGGCCATGGCATCGCCTTTGCCGACATCGAAAACAACGGCAACGAAGACGTCATTGAAGAGATGGGCGGCGCATTTCCCGGCGACACCTACCAGCCGGTCCTCTATCGCAATCCCGGACACGGTAACCACTGGATCACACTCAAGCTGGAAGGCGTACAGACCAACCGCGCAGCCTTTGGAGCACGCATTGCGCTGACCTTCCGCGATCAGGGCACGGTACGTCATGTGTATCGCACCGTGGGATATGGCTCCAGTTTTGGAGGAAATCCCCTGCGCCAGCATATTGGAGTGGGCAAGGCCGCTTCCATTGAGAAACTGGAGATTTTCTGGCCCGTCTCAAAGACCACGCAGGTCTTTTCCCATGTTGCAGTGGACCAGGCTTTCCATATCAAAGAAGGCCGCGCCACGATGGACCTGGTTTATTACCCGCGCTTTTCTTTCCCTGTACTGCCCGAGAAAAAAGGCCCGTCCGAATGA
- a CDS encoding TPR end-of-group domain-containing protein yields MQEIRQAGSPRRNARAVASQGHSTIGKDHEQALKLYQGAVQLMQESRFDKARAAFEKLLPVAPPELVERTKVYLAACERQMRQERRSFATLGEEYDYAISLLNTGDYEEARDHLEGILRKDQNADFAHYGLAVLNSMTGQAEECLEHLAAAIQLNPQNRIMARTDSDFQDMADDPRFTELLYPEAP; encoded by the coding sequence ATGCAAGAGATTCGTCAGGCTGGTTCCCCCCGGCGCAACGCCCGTGCCGTTGCCAGCCAGGGACACTCGACCATCGGCAAAGACCATGAGCAGGCACTCAAGCTGTATCAGGGCGCGGTACAACTGATGCAGGAGTCCAGGTTTGATAAAGCGCGCGCTGCGTTTGAGAAGCTGTTGCCGGTAGCGCCTCCGGAGCTGGTGGAGCGGACAAAGGTCTACCTTGCCGCCTGCGAGCGCCAGATGCGGCAGGAGCGCCGCTCCTTTGCGACGCTGGGTGAAGAGTATGATTACGCCATCTCTCTTCTGAACACGGGTGACTATGAAGAGGCGCGCGATCATCTGGAGGGTATTCTCAGAAAAGATCAGAACGCTGATTTTGCCCATTATGGCCTTGCCGTCCTGAACAGCATGACGGGTCAGGCAGAAGAATGCCTGGAGCATCTGGCCGCGGCCATTCAGTTGAATCCGCAAAACCGCATCATGGCCCGCACGGACTCCGACTTTCAGGACATGGCGGATGATCCGCGTTTTACTGAGCTGCTCTATCCGGAAGCGCCGTGA
- a CDS encoding FAD-binding and (Fe-S)-binding domain-containing protein — translation MTAISGLPVLNNTVHSHESFRASQELEKRLRAVVRGEVRFDAGSRALYATDASNYRQVPIGLVVPRDAEDVIAALACCREFGAPVLARGGGTSLAGQCCNVAVVLDFSKYMRGIHWLDPERKLAHVEPGIVLDRVREAAEEHHLTFAPDPATHSRCTLGGMIGNNSCGVHALMGGKTVDNIHSLDVLLYDGTRMTVGATPEEELQAIMAAGGRRGEIYAGLRRIRDQYAELVRQKFPRIPRRVSGYNLDELLPENGFHVARALVGTEGTCVTVLGATLHLTPSPPHRRLVGLGFADPFIAADHVPFVLEWKPIGLEGFDGMLVDFMRRKRLALDDITLLPEGRGHLLVEFGGWTPEDAEAQVDRFLTAVKEVPTQARRYTQEEAPRVWHVRESALGSTVFVPGEPHGWEGWEDSAVPPEKLGAYLREIFHLLDEFGYRTPMYGHFGQGCVHMRINFDLESGAGIGKFRAFLDRATDIVLKHGGSISGEHGDGQARGALLPKMFGPELMQAFREFKALWDPENRMNPGKMVDPVAVYEPHENLRLGAGHRPAKPETYFQFPQDQGSFGEATLRCVGVGACRKQGPGTMCPSYMATREEMHSTRGRAHLLWEALEGGVLTKGWDDDHVREALDLCLSCKACKRECPVNVDIATYKAEFLAHYYERHRHPLRDYAFGFMDRWAHLASVLPGLTPRLANLPLRLPGVSDMAKGLLGIAPQRRLPRFAPRSYQSGLRENNRPAQVLLWPDTWNNYYHPEVLAAARQVLEDAGFSVTSPKRHVCCGRPLYDFGFLRQARAYLENTLRLFAREIDAGMPFVFLEPSCASVFRDELQNFFPSDARARRLGEQSLLLSEFLVRHAREYRPPSLAGRRILLHGHCHHKSLMKMRDEVALLHAAGAEVELLDSGCCGMAGPFGFEREKYEISQALGERVLLPAVRQAAPETWIVSDGFSCREQVAQSTERRALHLAEVLAAGSR, via the coding sequence GTGACGGCTATATCTGGGCTCCCTGTCCTGAACAACACAGTCCATTCGCATGAGAGTTTCCGCGCTTCGCAGGAGCTGGAGAAAAGGCTGCGGGCCGTGGTCCGCGGCGAGGTGCGTTTTGATGCCGGCTCCCGTGCGCTGTACGCGACCGATGCCTCCAACTATCGGCAGGTGCCGATTGGGCTGGTGGTTCCGCGGGACGCAGAGGACGTCATCGCTGCCCTGGCCTGTTGTCGCGAATTTGGCGCCCCGGTATTGGCGCGGGGTGGAGGGACGAGTCTGGCTGGACAGTGCTGTAACGTTGCCGTGGTGCTTGATTTTTCCAAGTACATGCGCGGCATCCACTGGCTTGATCCGGAGAGGAAGCTGGCGCATGTGGAGCCTGGCATCGTGCTGGACCGTGTCCGTGAAGCGGCCGAGGAGCACCATCTGACCTTTGCCCCGGACCCGGCCACCCACAGCCGGTGCACGCTGGGAGGCATGATTGGCAACAACTCCTGCGGCGTCCATGCCCTGATGGGCGGCAAGACGGTGGACAACATTCATTCGCTCGATGTGCTGCTGTATGACGGGACGCGCATGACGGTCGGCGCGACGCCGGAAGAGGAGCTGCAAGCCATCATGGCTGCAGGCGGCCGCAGGGGCGAAATCTATGCGGGGCTGCGCCGTATCCGTGACCAGTATGCGGAGCTGGTCCGCCAGAAGTTTCCACGCATTCCGCGCCGCGTTTCTGGATACAACCTGGACGAACTGCTACCGGAAAACGGCTTTCATGTAGCGCGTGCTCTGGTGGGGACCGAAGGGACCTGTGTGACCGTGCTGGGGGCCACGCTGCATCTGACGCCCAGCCCTCCGCACCGCCGCCTGGTGGGACTCGGCTTCGCCGACCCCTTCATCGCGGCCGACCATGTTCCGTTTGTGCTGGAATGGAAGCCCATCGGGCTGGAGGGCTTCGATGGAATGCTGGTGGACTTCATGCGCCGCAAGCGATTGGCGCTGGATGACATCACGCTACTGCCGGAAGGTCGCGGCCATCTGCTGGTCGAGTTCGGAGGCTGGACGCCGGAAGATGCCGAGGCCCAGGTCGATCGCTTTCTGACAGCAGTCAAGGAAGTCCCCACGCAGGCGCGCCGGTATACACAGGAAGAAGCGCCGCGGGTCTGGCATGTGCGCGAATCGGCGCTTGGCTCAACGGTATTTGTTCCCGGTGAGCCGCACGGATGGGAAGGCTGGGAGGACTCTGCTGTTCCGCCGGAAAAGCTGGGCGCGTATCTGCGGGAAATTTTTCATCTCCTGGACGAGTTTGGCTATCGCACGCCGATGTATGGGCATTTCGGGCAGGGCTGCGTGCATATGCGCATCAATTTTGACCTGGAGAGCGGGGCGGGCATTGGCAAATTCCGCGCCTTCCTCGACCGCGCAACGGACATCGTTCTGAAGCACGGAGGCTCGATCTCCGGCGAGCACGGTGATGGGCAGGCGCGCGGGGCGCTTTTGCCAAAGATGTTTGGCCCGGAGCTGATGCAGGCCTTCCGCGAATTCAAGGCGCTGTGGGACCCCGAAAACAGGATGAACCCCGGCAAGATGGTCGATCCGGTTGCCGTCTATGAGCCGCACGAAAATCTGCGCCTGGGGGCGGGCCATCGTCCGGCAAAACCAGAGACCTACTTCCAGTTTCCCCAGGACCAAGGCTCATTTGGCGAGGCCACGCTGCGCTGTGTGGGAGTGGGAGCATGCCGGAAGCAGGGGCCGGGAACGATGTGCCCGAGCTATATGGCGACGCGCGAAGAGATGCACTCTACGCGCGGACGCGCGCATCTTTTGTGGGAGGCGCTCGAAGGCGGAGTGCTCACGAAGGGATGGGACGACGACCACGTGCGGGAAGCTCTGGACCTGTGCCTTTCCTGCAAGGCCTGCAAGAGGGAGTGCCCCGTCAACGTGGACATCGCAACATACAAGGCCGAGTTCCTGGCCCACTATTATGAGCGCCACCGCCACCCCCTGCGCGACTATGCCTTCGGGTTCATGGACCGCTGGGCACATCTGGCTTCGGTGCTTCCTGGTCTCACGCCGCGGCTTGCAAACCTGCCGCTACGGCTGCCCGGTGTGAGTGACATGGCCAAGGGCCTGCTTGGCATCGCTCCACAGCGCAGGCTGCCGCGTTTTGCACCCCGCAGCTACCAGAGCGGATTGAGAGAAAACAACCGTCCTGCGCAGGTGCTACTGTGGCCTGATACCTGGAACAACTACTACCATCCAGAGGTGCTTGCTGCCGCCCGCCAGGTGCTTGAGGATGCCGGATTCTCTGTTACCAGCCCGAAACGGCATGTCTGCTGCGGGCGGCCTTTGTACGACTTCGGATTTCTTCGCCAGGCCCGCGCTTATCTGGAAAACACCCTGCGCCTCTTCGCCCGGGAGATTGATGCCGGAATGCCTTTTGTCTTTCTGGAGCCGAGCTGCGCCAGCGTCTTCCGCGATGAGCTGCAGAATTTTTTCCCGTCCGATGCGCGCGCCCGGCGGCTGGGAGAGCAGTCTTTGCTGCTCAGCGAGTTTCTGGTCCGGCACGCGCGGGAATACCGACCACCCTCGCTGGCCGGCAGACGCATCCTGCTGCATGGCCACTGTCACCACAAATCGCTGATGAAGATGAGAGATGAAGTGGCGCTGCTCCATGCGGCGGGCGCCGAAGTCGAGCTGCTTGATTCAGGATGCTGCGGCATGGCCGGCCCATTCGGTTTTGAGAGGGAAAAGTACGAGATTTCGCAGGCGCTCGGCGAGCGTGTCCTGCTGCCGGCCGTGCGTCAGGCGGCCCCGGAGACCTGGATCGTGAGCGACGGCTTCAGTTGCCGCGAGCAGGTGGCGCAGAGCACAGAGCGGCGTGCTCTGCACCTGGCCGAGGTGCTGGCGGCGGGATCGCGCTGA
- a CDS encoding glycoside hydrolase family 76 protein, whose protein sequence is MALPRLLLSAILLAAPFAACAQQPAPDLLEQARDGIRTLQSWYAPETGLYQTTGWWNAANAITVLANYSRAAHSREFLPVFSNTFTQAQKTSAQFLNKYYDDEGWWALAWVDVYDLTQRPEYLAMAAAIFSDMTTGWDSTCGGGIWWNKDRQYKNAIANELFLSVAAHLARRATADQRGQYLAWARKEWEWFSNSGMINQQKLINDGLDSSCHNNQQNTWTYNQGVILGGLTELYRAAPDPSLPAAAQAVADAALTHLTDANGILHDTCEPNCGADGVQFKGIFVRNLMALDAVFPNPRYAKFARANAESIWEHAQGPDHEFGQVWSGPFDAGSAGSQSSALDAFVAAVVMQHEH, encoded by the coding sequence GTGGCCCTCCCCCGCTTGCTTCTTTCCGCCATCCTGCTTGCCGCACCCTTTGCCGCCTGCGCACAGCAGCCTGCTCCGGACCTGCTGGAACAGGCCCGCGACGGCATCCGGACCCTGCAATCCTGGTATGCGCCGGAGACGGGACTTTATCAGACCACAGGCTGGTGGAACGCCGCCAACGCCATCACGGTCCTGGCCAACTACTCGCGTGCGGCGCACAGCCGGGAATTTCTGCCGGTTTTTTCCAATACCTTCACGCAGGCCCAGAAGACCTCCGCCCAGTTCCTCAACAAATACTATGACGATGAAGGCTGGTGGGCGCTGGCCTGGGTGGACGTCTATGACCTGACCCAAAGACCGGAATATCTGGCAATGGCCGCGGCCATTTTTTCTGACATGACCACAGGCTGGGACTCGACCTGCGGCGGCGGCATCTGGTGGAACAAGGACAGGCAATACAAGAACGCCATCGCCAATGAACTCTTTCTTTCCGTGGCTGCCCATCTGGCGCGCCGGGCAACGGCCGACCAGCGCGGACAATATCTGGCCTGGGCGCGGAAGGAGTGGGAGTGGTTCAGCAACTCCGGCATGATCAACCAGCAGAAGCTCATCAATGATGGGTTGGATTCATCGTGCCATAACAACCAGCAGAACACCTGGACCTATAACCAGGGTGTCATTCTGGGAGGGCTGACCGAGCTGTATCGCGCTGCTCCGGACCCCTCGCTTCCCGCAGCGGCGCAGGCGGTTGCCGATGCCGCGCTTACGCACCTGACCGACGCCAACGGCATCCTGCACGACACCTGTGAGCCCAACTGCGGGGCCGACGGGGTGCAGTTCAAAGGCATCTTTGTGCGCAACCTGATGGCGCTCGATGCGGTATTTCCCAATCCCCGTTATGCGAAGTTTGCCCGGGCCAATGCAGAGAGCATCTGGGAACATGCCCAAGGACCGGACCATGAATTTGGACAGGTCTGGTCCGGACCGTTTGACGCCGGAAGCGCAGGCAGCCAGAGTTCCGCCCTGGATGCCTTCGTGGCCGCCGTAGTCATGCAGCACGAGCACTGA
- a CDS encoding DUF4254 domain-containing protein yields the protein MNFSAVEIAQLQDRYTALWHEQDAVMPEEDLPADFLKTVVAQHRANFELWHTEDRARTPDATDHDLAAVKRAIDRINQRRNDLAERCDLLLLEALDRLGLPRPDAELHSESPGLMIDRLSILALKLFHTKEEIHRAGAPEGHAERNRQRYAILQQQREDLVGCLDRLWQQTLGGERRFKLYRQLKMYNDPALNPAVYQSRQKEK from the coding sequence ATGAATTTCTCAGCCGTCGAAATTGCGCAGCTTCAGGACCGCTACACGGCGCTGTGGCATGAGCAGGATGCTGTGATGCCGGAAGAGGACCTGCCGGCGGATTTTCTGAAAACGGTCGTGGCCCAGCATCGGGCAAATTTTGAGTTGTGGCATACCGAGGACCGGGCGCGGACTCCGGACGCGACAGACCACGATCTTGCTGCAGTAAAGCGGGCGATTGACCGCATCAACCAGAGACGCAATGATTTGGCCGAGCGCTGCGATCTGCTGCTGCTGGAGGCCCTTGACCGGCTTGGTCTGCCCAGGCCGGATGCGGAGCTGCATTCAGAAAGTCCCGGACTCATGATTGACCGGCTCTCCATCCTGGCGCTCAAGCTCTTCCATACGAAAGAGGAAATCCACCGCGCGGGCGCTCCAGAGGGCCATGCCGAGCGGAATCGCCAGCGCTATGCCATTCTGCAGCAGCAGCGCGAAGACCTGGTCGGCTGTCTGGACCGTCTCTGGCAGCAGACCCTGGGTGGCGAGCGTCGCTTCAAACTCTACCGGCAGCTCAAGATGTACAACGATCCGGCGCTGAATCCGGCGGTGTATCAGAGCAGGCAGAAGGAAAAATGA
- a CDS encoding adenylosuccinate synthase: MRAKTAVVLGAQWGDEGKGKIVDVLSGGFSAVARYAGGHNAGHTVIIGGQKFILQLIPCGILRPGCKAVIGNGVVLDPMAFLKEVGKLRELGVDVDRHLFVSNRAQVILEYHRMIELAAESAPGRQKIGTTSRGIGPAYEDKMARNGLRVVDLLNTNLLKTHIENACHEKNTIANALFGAKPLDPAKMYDEYAKAAEQIAPFVTDTAALLNKTISEGGSVMFEGAQGTMLDIDHGTYPFVTSSSATAGGAVTGTGVGPTKIGTVIGVTKAYVTRVGEGPFPTEIFDGAGETLRARGQEFGAVTGRPRRCGWLDLPLLRYSNQINGTEWLVVTKLDVLDTLEEIPVCTGYKINGKLVETMPADVRGLEAIEPVYTRLKGWQSSTEGITEFEKLPRLAQEYLRFLEKESGAKIGMISTGPDRDQTMLLPEFAAALAEIRG, translated from the coding sequence ATGCGAGCAAAGACAGCGGTCGTACTGGGCGCCCAGTGGGGCGATGAAGGCAAGGGCAAGATTGTAGACGTGCTTTCCGGCGGATTTTCTGCCGTGGCGCGCTATGCCGGCGGGCACAATGCCGGCCACACGGTCATCATTGGTGGTCAGAAGTTTATTCTGCAGCTGATTCCCTGCGGCATTCTGCGTCCTGGCTGCAAGGCCGTCATCGGCAATGGCGTGGTGCTGGACCCCATGGCCTTCCTAAAGGAAGTGGGCAAGCTGCGCGAACTGGGCGTGGACGTGGACCGGCATCTGTTTGTCTCCAACCGCGCACAGGTCATTCTGGAATACCATCGCATGATCGAGCTGGCGGCCGAGAGTGCTCCCGGACGGCAGAAGATCGGCACGACCAGCCGCGGCATTGGCCCTGCGTATGAAGACAAGATGGCCCGCAATGGCCTGCGCGTGGTGGACCTGCTGAATACCAATCTGCTGAAGACGCACATTGAAAACGCCTGCCACGAGAAAAACACGATTGCGAATGCGCTCTTTGGGGCCAAGCCCCTCGATCCCGCCAAGATGTACGATGAGTACGCCAAGGCGGCCGAGCAAATTGCTCCCTTTGTGACCGATACGGCTGCGCTGCTGAACAAGACCATCAGCGAAGGCGGCAGCGTGATGTTCGAGGGTGCGCAGGGAACCATGCTCGACATCGACCACGGAACGTATCCGTTTGTGACTTCGTCGTCGGCGACTGCAGGCGGGGCCGTTACCGGCACCGGGGTGGGGCCGACGAAGATCGGCACCGTGATTGGCGTGACCAAAGCCTATGTTACGCGGGTGGGCGAAGGGCCTTTTCCGACGGAAATCTTTGACGGCGCCGGCGAAACGCTGCGCGCCCGCGGGCAGGAGTTCGGCGCGGTGACCGGGCGTCCGCGGCGCTGCGGATGGCTCGACCTGCCGCTGCTGCGCTACTCCAACCAGATCAACGGGACCGAGTGGCTGGTTGTCACGAAGCTCGACGTGCTCGACACCCTGGAAGAAATTCCGGTCTGCACCGGTTACAAGATCAACGGCAAGCTGGTGGAGACGATGCCGGCCGATGTCCGTGGACTGGAAGCCATTGAGCCTGTCTATACCAGGCTGAAAGGCTGGCAGTCCTCAACCGAAGGCATTACGGAGTTTGAGAAGCTGCCAAGGCTGGCGCAGGAGTATCTGCGTTTTCTGGAGAAAGAGTCGGGGGCAAAAATCGGAATGATCTCCACCGGCCCGGACCGCGACCAGACCATGCTGCTGCCGGAGTTTGCTGCGGCGCTCGCAGAAATACGCGGATAA